In Microbulbifer agarilyticus, the DNA window GATGAATTACAGTGTGGAAACACTGCAAAATCGTCTGCAGTTGCGCAAGCAGGAACTGCTGCTGGCGATGAACAGCGTGCTGGACCCAAATGGGGAGGCGGAGAAACTCACCATCAGTAAAACGCTGGTGGAAAACGCGGAAAAAGCCCAGGCAGATTTGGTGCGCCAGCTCAATGTGCGCCAGCGGCAGGTAGTAGCCTGGATCGGTGAAGACCCGAAGGCGATGCAGCGCTGGTGGCAGCGCTTCGAGAAGATCAACAGCGCCCTCGGCCATGCCGGCGACCTGATCGACGACGTAAAACGCTACGAGGCCGCCCAGTTGTTTGTGTATCAGCGGCTGCAGGGGTGGTGGCGCACGCTCGGTGACCGCATTGTCCTGCAGCTACAGCAATTGCGCAGCGGCTGGCGCAACCTGGCAAATTACGAACTGTTCGCCATCAGCCAGCAGCCCATCACCCTCAAAGATATTGCCCAGATGATCCTGGTGATCATCGGTGCGTGGGGGTGTTCGCGGCTGTTGAGTTTGATCTTGCGGCGCATGGAGCGCAGAAAGCGCACCAGTGAACAGGCCGCGTACGCGCTGTGGCGGGTGCTGAATTACTGCATCGTACTCATCACGATCATTATCCTGCTGACCATGGTGGGGCTGGATACCTCGAAACTTACCTTGATCGCCGGTGCCCTGTCGGTGGGTATCGGTTTTGGTATGCAGGCGATTTTTTCCAATTTCATCTCCGGGATTATTCTGCTGTTCGAGCAGCCGCTGCGGGTCGGCGACCTGGTAGAACTGGAGTCCGGAGTATTCGGGCGTATCCGCGATATCAATGTGCGCTCCACCCGCATCACGACCCGCGACAACGTGGATATCCTGGTGCCGAACTCCGAGTTCGTGACTGGGCGCGTCACCAACCACACGCTGGAAGACCCGGTGCGGCGTATTCACGTGCTGTTTGGTGTGGCCTATGGCACTGATCCGGAAGAGGTACGCGAGGCGGCGATGGCGGCTGCGGAGCGGGTACCGGTGACCTTTTCCAATTGGCAACGCAAAACGGAGCTGTGGCTGACATCCTTCGGTGACAGTTCCCTCGACTTCAAACTGGTGGTGTGGGTGAACAGCAACGCGGTGTCGTCGCTGGGTGACCTGCACGCGCTGTACAACATCGAGCTGCTGCGTGAGTTCAACCAGCGCGGCATCGAGATTCCCTTCCCCCAGCGCGACCTGCATGTGCGCAGTTGGGGGGAAACTGCTCCACCTGCGCCGCAGGCACCGGACAGCGAACCGCCCAAGCCCATCGAGCGGCGTGGTTCCAGCGGTTCCGAGGACTGGCCGGGCGCCGGTGACGCGGATGGTGGTGCTGAAGGCGGGGACGGCGGAGACGGCGGCGATGGCCACTGACGCCTGAGTCAGCGTGGGCTGCAGCGCTTCGCCGCAATTCGCTGCAGCTGGCCGCAAAGGCGGGGAAATGCTGCCGAAAAGGCCCGGATTGGGGCTGGTCTTATTTTGTCACCCCTGTATTCTGGAAGACCTGAACATTTTCCAATCAACGCCAAACCTTTAGCGGACCCACCTTGCTGATCATCCCCATCCAGAACAAACCCGACTGGCGCCGGCCACCACTGGTGTGTTTTGCGCTGATCCTGGCGAACCTGCTGGTGTATGTGCTCTATCAGAGCGGCGACGAAGCCCGCTGGCAGGCAGCCGAGGAGTACTACTTCTCCAGTACCTTGCCAGAACTGGATGAGGCGCGCTTCTACGAGTTTGTGGATACGGAGAAGCCCGAGTGGCGCACCCTGGCCCAGGGCGCCGGGGAAGAGTTCATGTATGAGCAGCTGTTGTGGAGCCGCGAGTTCCACGACTGGCTGGTGCCGCAGCTGCAGCAGGAAGGTGGGGAGGCCCAGCAGTGGCTGGCCCAGCGGCAGGAGTTCGCCCAGCTGCGCGATAGCCTGTCCAGCTTTGCCTACGGCCTGACTCCCGCAGATCCCACCCTGAAAGGCCTGTTCGGACATATGTTCCTGCACGGTGGCTGGGACCACCTGCTGGGGAATATGGTGTTCCTGCTGTTATTTGGCCTGTCGGTAGAGCTCGCTCTGGGAGCCGCCTGGTTTTTGGGGTTGTACCTGCTCGGCGGGTTGGCTGCCGCCGGCCTGCATATGGGGGTGGAAGCGGGCAGCCTGATGCCGATGATCGGCGCATCCGGTGCCGTGTCTGCGGTGATGGGGATGTTTGTCGCTGTGTACGGTATTCGCCGGCTGCGCTTCTTCTACACCCTCGGCTTTGCCTTCGGAGAATTTTCCGCGCCGGCCTTGATGGTGTTGCCACTGTGGCTGGGCAAAGAGGTCTTCGGTTACTTCTTTGGTAGTGAAAACATCGCCTACTGGGCGCACTTCGGTGGTTTGGTGGCGGGCTTTGTCTGCACCATGGCGCTGATCCGGGTGCGCCCCAGTCGCGATATTCACGTGGAGGAAGATCTACCACCTACACCGGAACAGCTAGCACTGGCGCGCATCGAATCCCTGCAAAATCACGGTAAGTTACTGGAGGCGGGGCAGGCGGCCAGCAGTGCGCTCAAGCAGCACCCGGAGTCACTGCCGCTGATCGAAAAATCCATCGAGCTCACCGGGCTCGCGCCGGAGAGTGAGGCCCATCACCGGGCCTGGCTCGCGCTGTTTGCCCTCGCCAAGCTCCCGCAACAGGACTTTGCGCAAATTGCCGCAGGCGTCGAAACCTATCAGGGGAAAGTGCAGGAACCGCGCGCACTGACACCGCGGGTGTGTCTGGTTCTGGCGCAACGCGCCGCGCGGGAGAAGCAGTGGGCGCTGGTGGAAGTTTTACTGCAGCGCTTACAGCAAAAGCAGCAGCGCCACCCGCTGATGGCGCGCCTGGCCAATGGCGTTGTCGAGCACTACCGCCGCTGTGGCGACGAAGAGCGGGCGCGACAGGCGCTCGACTTTGCGCGCGCCCTGCAACCCAGCGCGGTTTAGGCCGGCTGCGAGCTTTCCTTGTTCTGCTGTTCGGCAGTCAGAATGGATTCGAGTTGTTGTACCTCACCGAGCACCGCGCTCTTCGGAAACTTACTGCGTACAAACGCCAGCAGCTTGCGGCTGTTGTCGGTGCGGTTAAACCCATCCATATAAATTTTCGCCAACAGCAGATAGGCACTGTCCAGACGGGTGTAGTGCGGGTCTTCCTTGTGCAGGTTGTTGACCAGTGCCAGTGCCGGCTTGAACTGGCGCTGGCGATACAGCGCCTCGGCAATCTGGTGGCGCAACAGTGACTTGTCGATGGCAGGTGTGCCGTGGGACTGCACGGTGGCCATATACAGTTCTGCGGCCTTGTGTGGCTGGTTCATGCTGATAAAGCGCTCCAGCAGATGCGGGCCAAGTTCGCGCAGGGCCTTCTTGTCGTCGGTGGCGAGCAGCAGGCGATA includes these proteins:
- a CDS encoding mechanosensitive ion channel family protein, which encodes MLASNAHPRGFPPLRPYSWRQSLLLCVCTCLLLFSALASAQLPSVKPKEFSPVVPDFTALSADWWTLWPDVTHEQKEQWLTEVEKAWQDWKKTLPEEAELDERVLQIDKRLEGIRKTWQKSDNLKSVKILPEVTFPESPTVLEWAASDAAVARGQQRYQGVQLEKSQMDDGVAHSLSRLRESVAVLRDINRNDPKHLSATLDVFFGQINHLQVLEEQQLLRDQLTLWDEELTYGRAQLQRMLTGLRFSQEVADELASARTKEKTGLEELAKERADSRHLVFESADSEVTLEQQISLMNYSVETLQNRLQLRKQELLLAMNSVLDPNGEAEKLTISKTLVENAEKAQADLVRQLNVRQRQVVAWIGEDPKAMQRWWQRFEKINSALGHAGDLIDDVKRYEAAQLFVYQRLQGWWRTLGDRIVLQLQQLRSGWRNLANYELFAISQQPITLKDIAQMILVIIGAWGCSRLLSLILRRMERRKRTSEQAAYALWRVLNYCIVLITIIILLTMVGLDTSKLTLIAGALSVGIGFGMQAIFSNFISGIILLFEQPLRVGDLVELESGVFGRIRDINVRSTRITTRDNVDILVPNSEFVTGRVTNHTLEDPVRRIHVLFGVAYGTDPEEVREAAMAAAERVPVTFSNWQRKTELWLTSFGDSSLDFKLVVWVNSNAVSSLGDLHALYNIELLREFNQRGIEIPFPQRDLHVRSWGETAPPAPQAPDSEPPKPIERRGSSGSEDWPGAGDADGGAEGGDGGDGGDGH
- a CDS encoding rhomboid family intramembrane serine protease, with product MLIIPIQNKPDWRRPPLVCFALILANLLVYVLYQSGDEARWQAAEEYYFSSTLPELDEARFYEFVDTEKPEWRTLAQGAGEEFMYEQLLWSREFHDWLVPQLQQEGGEAQQWLAQRQEFAQLRDSLSSFAYGLTPADPTLKGLFGHMFLHGGWDHLLGNMVFLLLFGLSVELALGAAWFLGLYLLGGLAAAGLHMGVEAGSLMPMIGASGAVSAVMGMFVAVYGIRRLRFFYTLGFAFGEFSAPALMVLPLWLGKEVFGYFFGSENIAYWAHFGGLVAGFVCTMALIRVRPSRDIHVEEDLPPTPEQLALARIESLQNHGKLLEAGQAASSALKQHPESLPLIEKSIELTGLAPESEAHHRAWLALFALAKLPQQDFAQIAAGVETYQGKVQEPRALTPRVCLVLAQRAAREKQWALVEVLLQRLQQKQQRHPLMARLANGVVEHYRRCGDEERARQALDFARALQPSAV